The following proteins come from a genomic window of Sulfitobacter indolifex:
- a CDS encoding cysteine synthase A has product MQVAKDLAEAIGNTPLIRLRGASEETGCEILGKAEFMNPGQSVKDRAALFIIRDAIARGELKPGGTIVEGTAGNTGIGLALVGASMGFKTVIVIPETQSQEKKDMLRLAGAELVQVPAAPYKNPNNFVRYSERLAKELAKTTPEGVIWANQFDNTANRQAHVETTGPEIWEQTGGKVDGFCCAVGSGGTLVGVAMALQPKGVKIALADPDGAALHNYYTEGELKAEGSSIAEGIGQGRITANLEGFKPDYSYNISDEEALPVVFDLLENEGLCLGASSGVNVAGAMRMAKDMGPGHTIVTVLCDFGTRYQSKLFNPEFLREKGLPTPDWLDAAPQSIPGVFEDT; this is encoded by the coding sequence ATGCAGGTTGCAAAAGATCTGGCCGAGGCCATTGGAAACACACCGCTGATCCGGCTGCGCGGCGCGAGCGAAGAGACCGGCTGCGAAATTCTGGGCAAAGCGGAATTCATGAACCCCGGTCAGTCGGTCAAAGACCGCGCGGCGCTGTTCATCATTCGCGACGCTATCGCGCGGGGCGAGTTGAAGCCCGGCGGCACCATTGTCGAAGGCACGGCTGGCAACACCGGCATCGGTCTGGCGCTCGTTGGCGCATCGATGGGGTTCAAAACCGTGATCGTCATCCCTGAGACCCAATCTCAGGAGAAGAAGGACATGCTGCGCCTTGCTGGTGCCGAACTGGTGCAGGTGCCCGCGGCCCCCTACAAAAACCCCAATAACTTCGTGCGCTACTCTGAACGTTTGGCCAAAGAACTCGCCAAGACCACGCCCGAAGGGGTGATCTGGGCCAACCAATTCGACAACACCGCTAATCGTCAGGCGCATGTTGAGACGACTGGCCCAGAAATCTGGGAACAGACCGGCGGTAAAGTGGATGGTTTCTGCTGCGCCGTAGGTTCCGGCGGTACACTGGTCGGCGTCGCCATGGCGCTTCAGCCCAAAGGTGTGAAAATTGCGCTGGCCGACCCGGACGGCGCGGCCCTGCACAATTATTATACCGAAGGCGAGTTAAAGGCCGAGGGCAGCTCCATTGCCGAAGGCATCGGGCAGGGGCGGATCACCGCCAACCTCGAAGGCTTCAAGCCGGATTATAGCTATAACATCTCTGACGAAGAAGCCCTGCCGGTGGTCTTTGACCTGCTGGAGAACGAAGGGCTTTGCCTTGGGGCGTCTTCGGGCGTCAACGTCGCGGGCGCCATGCGCATGGCGAAAGACATGGGGCCGGGGCATACGATTGTCACTGTTCTTTGTGATTTTGGCACGCGGTACCAATCCAAGCTCTTCAACCCAGAATTCCTGCGCGAGAAAGGGCTGCCAACGCCCGACTGGCTTGATGCCGCGCCGCAATCCATTCCAGGTGTTTTCGAGGATACATGA
- a CDS encoding NUDIX domain-containing protein translates to MRHLFIYGTLRHLPLLELVLGRPTAAIDLSPAVLPGYRVFAAAEGPFPTIAKDSGTETVGLVLRDLSADDFARLDFYEGAFDYDLVPVTLADGQAAEVYLPQPGRWTSEGPWSLAQWEADWAALSCHAAREVMSYIGKRPRAEVDAIFPMIRRRAYQQVLAKQGQHDPRTLGGKIDITRRSRAYANFFALDEISLRHETFKGGMSAQIDREVFISADAALVLPYDPVRDRVLLVEQIRMGPLARGDDTCWQLEPIAGHIDPGETQQAAARREALEEAGITLGKLEPVANVYASPGNATEFFHIFVGLADLPDLITGTGGLASEGEDIRSHLMSFDELMALADAQALANAPLVASAYWLARHRERLRSDGTTAKPDGT, encoded by the coding sequence ATGCGACATTTGTTTATTTACGGAACTTTGCGGCATCTGCCGCTGCTAGAGCTTGTGCTGGGCCGTCCCACAGCGGCGATAGACCTCAGCCCCGCCGTTTTGCCCGGCTACCGCGTTTTTGCTGCTGCGGAAGGCCCGTTTCCCACTATCGCAAAGGATTCCGGCACCGAGACCGTGGGCCTGGTGCTGCGCGACCTCAGCGCGGATGATTTTGCCCGGCTCGACTTTTACGAAGGCGCGTTTGACTACGATTTGGTGCCGGTGACATTGGCGGACGGGCAGGCGGCAGAGGTTTATCTGCCGCAGCCGGGGCGGTGGACCTCAGAAGGGCCGTGGTCATTGGCGCAATGGGAGGCCGATTGGGCCGCACTGTCGTGCCATGCGGCGCGCGAGGTGATGAGCTATATCGGCAAACGCCCCCGCGCCGAGGTAGATGCGATATTCCCGATGATCCGCCGCCGGGCCTATCAGCAGGTGTTGGCCAAGCAGGGACAGCATGATCCGCGCACCTTGGGCGGCAAGATCGACATCACCCGCCGCAGCCGCGCCTATGCGAATTTCTTTGCCCTTGATGAAATCTCTCTTCGGCATGAAACCTTCAAGGGCGGCATGTCAGCCCAGATTGACCGTGAAGTCTTCATCAGCGCGGATGCGGCGCTGGTGCTGCCCTATGATCCAGTGCGTGACCGCGTGCTTCTGGTGGAACAAATCCGCATGGGGCCGCTGGCACGGGGCGATGACACCTGTTGGCAGTTAGAACCCATCGCAGGCCATATAGACCCCGGTGAGACACAGCAGGCCGCCGCCCGGCGCGAAGCGCTTGAAGAAGCTGGGATCACACTGGGCAAGCTGGAGCCGGTTGCCAACGTCTACGCCTCCCCCGGAAACGCGACCGAATTCTTTCACATTTTCGTGGGTTTGGCAGATTTACCGGACCTAATTACTGGCACGGGCGGTTTGGCTTCCGAAGGTGAGGATATCCGCTCACATCTGATGTCATTCGATGAATTGATGGCTTTGGCTGACGCGCAGGCGCTTGCCAATGCGCCTTTGGTGGCAAGCGCCTATTGGCTGGCCCGTCACCGCGAACGCTTGAGGTCCGATGGCACGACAGCTAAACCGGATGGAACATGA
- a CDS encoding TrgA family protein codes for MPTGARLMAAISLAVLAFILSGMVVPLMPESTDFGYFLPLNIVLGLLVGWSVMGRRAGRGITAAVNNGLAGVVVLILWAIFLQAANEMVRRALRHRYDDPFEAIVAIFQIGAEFGLMIATVPMAVALVVGAVISGLLTEFAYNRWS; via the coding sequence ATGCCGACAGGTGCACGACTTATGGCCGCGATCTCGCTCGCGGTTCTGGCTTTTATCCTATCGGGGATGGTCGTGCCCTTGATGCCGGAAAGCACGGATTTCGGGTATTTCCTACCGCTGAACATCGTATTGGGACTGCTGGTGGGCTGGTCCGTTATGGGCAGGCGTGCCGGGCGGGGTATCACGGCGGCGGTTAACAACGGTCTGGCTGGGGTCGTCGTGCTCATACTTTGGGCGATTTTCCTGCAAGCAGCGAATGAGATGGTCCGACGGGCCTTGCGCCATCGCTATGATGATCCCTTTGAGGCTATCGTCGCCATTTTCCAAATCGGAGCAGAGTTCGGCCTAATGATTGCCACTGTACCGATGGCCGTGGCGCTTGTAGTGGGTGCGGTGATCTCAGGTCTGTTGACCGAATTTGCTTATAATCGTTGGTCCTAA
- a CDS encoding SAM-dependent methyltransferase has protein sequence MTLTTTEGQTGLPRYFPQVFAMAQAMQHGRVDFVLPDGRTFRAEGAKPGPVAEVHIHNDDLFARLIREGDLGFCDAYLDEWWSTPDLQAFMDLVHAGNETVYDGFPGQGLLRQFEKFRFWLQRNNRKQAKRNISKHYDLGNAFYGLWLDETMTYSSAMFEDGAQMSLEAAQTAKYKSMIDQMGVQPGDHVLEIGCGWGGFAQYAAAERGLHVTALTISAEQYNYAVARIENAGLSDRVTFKLQDYRDERGLYDGIASIEMFEAVGEQYWPIYFETLRQRLKPGRAATLQIITVDHARWDVYKRGVDFIQKYIFPGGMLPSPKVLREQVERAGLVVDRSVEFGKSYDITLRRWHETFNQKWGEITALGFDERFRRMWNFYLTSCAATFDSGNCDVTQITVRRPV, from the coding sequence ATGACGCTGACAACCACCGAGGGGCAGACAGGTCTGCCACGCTATTTCCCGCAGGTCTTTGCCATGGCGCAGGCGATGCAGCATGGGCGGGTGGACTTCGTCTTGCCTGATGGCCGTACGTTCCGCGCCGAAGGGGCCAAACCCGGTCCGGTGGCCGAGGTGCATATCCACAATGATGACCTTTTTGCCCGGCTGATCCGCGAAGGCGATCTGGGCTTTTGTGATGCCTACCTAGATGAATGGTGGTCGACACCGGATCTGCAAGCTTTCATGGATTTGGTGCATGCCGGCAATGAGACGGTCTATGATGGCTTCCCCGGCCAAGGGCTGTTGCGCCAGTTTGAAAAGTTCCGGTTTTGGCTGCAACGTAACAACCGCAAGCAGGCCAAACGCAACATCAGCAAGCATTATGATCTTGGCAATGCCTTCTATGGCCTTTGGCTAGATGAGACGATGACCTATTCCTCTGCCATGTTTGAGGACGGCGCCCAGATGTCGCTGGAGGCCGCCCAGACGGCGAAATACAAATCTATGATCGACCAGATGGGTGTCCAGCCGGGCGATCACGTGCTGGAGATCGGCTGCGGCTGGGGCGGTTTTGCGCAGTATGCCGCCGCCGAACGCGGCTTGCACGTCACCGCCCTTACGATCAGCGCCGAGCAATATAACTATGCCGTGGCGCGGATCGAAAATGCCGGGCTGTCCGACCGTGTTACCTTCAAGCTACAGGATTACCGCGACGAGCGCGGGCTCTATGATGGCATCGCCAGCATCGAGATGTTCGAGGCGGTGGGCGAGCAATATTGGCCAATCTATTTCGAGACCCTGCGCCAGAGGCTGAAGCCCGGACGTGCGGCCACTTTGCAGATCATCACCGTCGATCACGCCCGCTGGGACGTCTATAAACGGGGCGTCGATTTCATCCAAAAGTACATTTTTCCGGGCGGCATGTTGCCCAGTCCCAAGGTGCTCCGCGAGCAGGTCGAACGCGCCGGTCTGGTGGTAGACCGCTCGGTCGAGTTTGGCAAAAGCTATGACATCACGCTACGTCGCTGGCATGAGACCTTTAATCAAAAATGGGGCGAAATCACCGCGCTCGGCTTTGATGAACGCTTTCGCCGGATGTGGAATTTTTACCTCACTTCCTGTGCTGCGACATTTGACAGTGGAAATTGCGATGTGACGCAGATTACGGTACGGCGACCTGTGTGA
- a CDS encoding cryptochrome/photolyase family protein, whose amino-acid sequence MSENAPLIVWFRRDLRLSDHPALAAACKTGRPVIPLFIHDNQSDALGAAPKFRLGLALACLGDTLKEKGSRLILRRGDALDVLRDVIEQTGAGAVYWSRLYDPAAIDRDTKVKDALKEDGVEACSFAGHLMFEPWTVETKTGGFYKVFTPYWKSVRGRDVAEPLATPSEIRAPEDWPDSDVLDDWQMDAEMQRGRDVVRPYVRLGEAAAQARLGSFIADIVDGYDESRDMPGEDGTSGLSENLSLGEISPAHCWHAGQRAMQEGKRGAETFLKELAWREFAYHLMYHTPRILDQNWREEWQAFPWNEDERCAEVLAWKQGRTGMPFVDAAMRELQVTGRMHNRGRMIVASYLTKHLMCHWRIGQKWFEEHLIDWDPANNAMGWQWAAGSGPDATPFFRIFNPETQLDRFDKGRNYTRRWIAEGREKPSEDALEYFDAIPRRWGRRPDDDYPDPIVDLSEGRARALDAYRNRDF is encoded by the coding sequence GTGAGTGAAAACGCCCCCCTTATCGTATGGTTCCGCCGCGATCTGCGACTGAGCGACCATCCTGCATTGGCGGCGGCCTGCAAGACGGGCCGCCCGGTGATCCCGCTTTTCATCCATGACAATCAGTCAGACGCCTTGGGGGCCGCACCGAAGTTTCGGCTGGGGCTGGCGTTGGCCTGTTTGGGGGATACGCTCAAGGAAAAGGGCAGCCGTCTGATCCTGCGGCGCGGGGATGCACTGGACGTTCTGCGCGATGTGATCGAGCAAACCGGGGCAGGGGCGGTTTACTGGAGCCGTCTTTACGATCCCGCCGCCATCGACCGCGATACCAAAGTGAAGGATGCGTTGAAGGAGGATGGGGTCGAGGCCTGCAGCTTTGCCGGTCACCTGATGTTTGAGCCTTGGACGGTCGAGACCAAAACAGGCGGTTTTTACAAGGTTTTCACCCCTTATTGGAAATCCGTGCGGGGCCGCGATGTGGCGGAGCCTTTGGCGACCCCTAGTGAGATTCGCGCGCCCGAAGACTGGCCCGACAGCGACGTGCTGGACGATTGGCAGATGGACGCCGAGATGCAGCGCGGGCGTGATGTTGTGCGCCCCTATGTCCGATTGGGCGAGGCCGCCGCGCAGGCGCGGCTGGGGTCCTTCATCGCGGATATCGTCGACGGCTATGATGAGAGCCGCGACATGCCGGGTGAAGATGGCACTTCTGGACTGTCCGAAAACCTGTCGTTAGGCGAAATCAGCCCGGCGCACTGCTGGCATGCAGGTCAGCGGGCCATGCAAGAGGGCAAGCGCGGGGCCGAGACGTTCTTGAAAGAACTCGCGTGGCGCGAATTTGCGTACCACCTGATGTACCACACGCCGCGCATCCTTGACCAGAACTGGCGCGAGGAATGGCAGGCTTTCCCATGGAACGAAGATGAGCGGTGCGCGGAAGTGCTGGCATGGAAACAGGGGCGCACCGGCATGCCTTTCGTTGATGCCGCTATGCGCGAATTGCAGGTCACGGGGCGGATGCACAACCGGGGCCGCATGATCGTTGCGAGCTATCTGACCAAGCACCTCATGTGTCACTGGCGGATTGGCCAAAAGTGGTTCGAAGAGCACCTGATCGACTGGGACCCGGCCAATAACGCGATGGGCTGGCAGTGGGCGGCAGGATCCGGCCCTGATGCGACGCCGTTCTTTCGGATTTTTAACCCCGAAACCCAGCTCGATCGCTTTGACAAGGGGCGCAACTATACCCGTCGCTGGATCGCCGAGGGGCGTGAGAAACCGAGCGAAGACGCGCTTGAATATTTCGACGCGATTCCGCGTCGCTGGGGCCGCCGCCCGGACGACGACTACCCCGATCCGATTGTCGATCTCTCAGAAGGGCGCGCACGGGCGCTGGACGCCTATCGCAATCGTGATTTTTAA
- a CDS encoding aminotransferase class V-fold PLP-dependent enzyme translates to MHIDSDWVRAQFPAFAEPSLQGQAFFENAGGSYTCQQVIDRLHRFYTQRKVQPYAPYEASRLGGGEMDEARNRMAAILGVTPEELSFGPSTTQNTYVLAQAFGQMMQPGEAIIVTNQDHEANTGPWRRLAERGIEIREWQVDPETGHLDPADLEDLLDEKVRLVCFPHCSNVVGEINPVTEITALAHAAGAFVCVDGVSYAPHGFADVGELGPDIYLFSAYKTFGPHQGVMIIRRALAELLPNQAHHFNGDVLYKRFTPAGPDHAQIAASAGMADYIDAFYAHHIGGDTNAKARGVAVHDAMRAHETALLQPLLDAMSARNSVRLIGPTNAEKRAPTVALALDRPGADMAQALAKRGIMAGGGTFYAGRALGAMGVNEDKGVLRLSFTHYTTKGEMDKLLNTLDDLL, encoded by the coding sequence ATGCATATTGATTCCGACTGGGTCCGCGCCCAATTCCCCGCCTTCGCCGAGCCGAGCCTTCAGGGCCAGGCCTTTTTCGAGAACGCCGGTGGGTCATATACCTGCCAACAGGTCATCGACCGTCTGCATCGCTTCTACACCCAGCGAAAGGTGCAGCCCTACGCCCCATATGAAGCGAGCCGCTTGGGCGGAGGAGAGATGGATGAGGCGCGCAACCGGATGGCCGCGATCCTTGGCGTGACCCCGGAGGAGCTGAGCTTTGGCCCTTCAACCACACAAAACACTTATGTACTGGCACAAGCCTTTGGCCAGATGATGCAGCCGGGTGAGGCGATCATCGTGACCAACCAGGATCATGAAGCAAACACCGGACCGTGGCGGCGCTTGGCCGAGCGCGGTATCGAAATCCGCGAGTGGCAGGTTGATCCGGAGACAGGGCATCTGGACCCGGCAGACCTTGAAGACCTTCTGGACGAAAAGGTGCGTCTGGTCTGTTTCCCGCATTGCTCAAACGTCGTCGGAGAGATCAATCCGGTGACCGAGATCACAGCACTCGCCCACGCGGCGGGGGCATTCGTCTGCGTCGATGGTGTTTCCTATGCGCCCCACGGCTTTGCCGACGTGGGGGAGCTGGGGCCGGATATTTATCTATTCTCGGCCTATAAAACGTTTGGGCCGCATCAAGGCGTGATGATCATCCGCCGCGCGCTTGCAGAGCTGCTGCCCAATCAAGCGCATCACTTCAACGGCGATGTGCTCTACAAACGCTTCACGCCCGCAGGTCCGGATCACGCACAGATCGCGGCGAGCGCAGGGATGGCGGATTACATCGACGCATTCTATGCCCACCACATTGGCGGCGACACCAACGCAAAGGCACGCGGCGTGGCCGTGCATGACGCCATGCGCGCCCATGAAACCGCGCTTCTTCAACCGCTGCTTGACGCGATGTCTGCGCGCAATTCAGTGCGGCTGATTGGTCCTACCAATGCTGAAAAGCGCGCACCGACCGTCGCACTCGCGCTTGACCGTCCCGGTGCGGATATGGCGCAGGCATTGGCCAAGCGGGGCATCATGGCGGGGGGCGGCACCTTTTACGCGGGCCGGGCACTTGGTGCGATGGGCGTGAATGAGGACAAGGGCGTTTTGCGCCTAAGTTTCACCCATTACACAACAAAAGGTGAGATGGATAAACTGCTGAACACGCTGGATGATCTGCTCTGA
- a CDS encoding BCCT family transporter codes for MSDTSSHGIPEPEGKADVIDTDYEIGQDNIERQIGPFGLDIHNPVFLISGIAVVLFVFYTIALPEQAAGVFSAMFDFTTKNFDWFLIGAADLVVIFALLLIVTPFGNVRLGGNEAVADYTYLGWFAMLFAAGMGIGLMFYGVSEPLTHFSTSMGEISTENGLRTDWAPLGAATGDEAGALRLGMAATIYHWGLHPWAIYAVVALALALFTYNKGLPLTIRSAFYPVLGERVWGWPGHIIDIIAVFATLFGLATSLGLGATQANAGLNELFGVPMGTTSEIVLISLITAVALISVLRGLDGGVKVLSEINMGLAALLALFTLIVGPTVFLLTFFWDSLVAYVEYLPALANPFGREDVNFSQGWTAFYWAWWISWSPFVGMFIARVSRGRTVREFIVCVLLIPSLVCVLWMSIFGGTAIHQVLNDGYTGAQDAGLPLQLFKMLDQLPLASITSFIGIVLVVVFFVTSSDSGSLVIDTITAGGKVDAPVPQRVFWCIFEGAVAIALLIGGGLAALQSMVISTGLLFTLLLLFMCYCIFRGLQDERKIR; via the coding sequence ATGAGCGATACAAGTTCGCACGGCATCCCCGAGCCTGAGGGCAAGGCGGATGTAATCGACACCGATTATGAGATCGGTCAAGACAATATTGAACGGCAGATCGGGCCGTTCGGGTTGGACATTCACAACCCGGTTTTTCTGATTTCGGGGATCGCTGTCGTGCTCTTCGTCTTCTACACGATTGCTTTGCCAGAGCAGGCCGCCGGCGTTTTCTCGGCAATGTTCGACTTTACCACCAAGAACTTTGACTGGTTCTTGATTGGGGCCGCCGATTTGGTGGTGATTTTTGCGCTGCTGCTGATTGTGACGCCTTTTGGCAATGTCCGCCTTGGCGGCAACGAAGCGGTGGCTGACTACACCTATCTGGGCTGGTTTGCGATGCTCTTCGCCGCTGGCATGGGCATCGGCCTGATGTTCTATGGCGTGTCTGAACCGCTGACCCATTTCTCGACTTCGATGGGTGAGATCTCGACCGAGAACGGTCTGCGCACCGACTGGGCGCCTTTGGGTGCGGCAACAGGTGACGAAGCCGGAGCGCTGCGCCTTGGCATGGCGGCGACGATCTATCACTGGGGTCTGCACCCTTGGGCGATCTATGCTGTTGTCGCGCTGGCACTCGCGCTTTTCACCTATAACAAAGGTCTGCCGCTGACGATCCGCTCGGCATTTTATCCGGTATTGGGTGAACGCGTTTGGGGCTGGCCTGGGCATATCATTGATATCATCGCGGTTTTTGCCACGCTTTTCGGTCTGGCGACATCGCTTGGCCTCGGCGCAACGCAGGCCAACGCCGGTCTGAACGAACTCTTCGGCGTGCCGATGGGGACGACCTCTGAAATCGTACTGATCTCGCTGATCACGGCCGTGGCGCTCATCTCGGTTCTGCGCGGCCTTGATGGCGGTGTGAAGGTGTTGAGTGAGATTAATATGGGGCTGGCGGCGCTGCTGGCGCTGTTCACGCTGATCGTCGGACCGACGGTGTTCCTCCTGACGTTCTTCTGGGACTCTCTGGTTGCCTATGTTGAGTATCTGCCTGCGCTGGCCAACCCCTTTGGCCGTGAAGACGTGAACTTCTCCCAAGGCTGGACGGCGTTCTATTGGGCGTGGTGGATCAGCTGGTCACCTTTCGTAGGCATGTTTATCGCCCGCGTCAGCCGGGGCCGCACCGTGCGCGAATTCATCGTTTGCGTGCTGTTGATCCCATCGTTGGTCTGCGTGCTGTGGATGTCGATCTTTGGTGGCACCGCGATCCATCAGGTGCTGAACGACGGCTACACCGGCGCACAAGATGCCGGCCTGCCGCTGCAGCTTTTCAAGATGCTGGATCAACTGCCACTGGCGTCGATCACCTCGTTCATCGGCATTGTGCTGGTGGTGGTGTTCTTCGTTACCTCGTCTGATTCCGGCTCGCTGGTCATCGACACCATCACCGCAGGCGGCAAGGTCGACGCGCCGGTGCCGCAGCGGGTGTTCTGGTGCATCTTTGAAGGTGCCGTGGCGATTGCTCTGCTGATCGGCGGCGGCTTGGCGGCGCTGCAATCCATGGTGATTTCCACCGGGTTGCTGTTCACGCTGCTGTTGCTGTTCATGTGCTACTGCATCTTCCGCGGTCTGCAGGATGAGCGGAAAATCCGCTAA
- a CDS encoding HIT family protein, translated as MADYDDDNIFAKILRDEIPSFKVYEDDKTYCFMDIMPRAEGHCLVIPKSPCRNMLDASPTQLADCLATVQKVSNACLRAFGADGITVQQFNEAAGGQEVFHLHYHILPRHEGDKLRPPGVQGDMDRIREQADAIAAALGAE; from the coding sequence ATGGCCGACTATGACGACGACAACATCTTCGCCAAGATCCTGCGTGACGAGATCCCCAGCTTTAAGGTCTATGAAGACGACAAGACTTATTGTTTCATGGACATCATGCCGCGCGCCGAGGGGCACTGTCTGGTGATCCCCAAGTCGCCTTGCCGTAACATGCTGGATGCAAGCCCGACACAGTTGGCCGATTGTCTGGCGACGGTGCAAAAGGTCAGCAACGCCTGCCTGCGTGCTTTTGGTGCTGACGGGATCACGGTTCAGCAGTTTAACGAGGCCGCGGGCGGGCAAGAGGTGTTCCACCTGCATTACCATATTTTGCCACGCCATGAGGGCGACAAGCTGCGCCCACCGGGTGTGCAAGGCGACATGGACCGGATTCGCGAACAGGCCGATGCCATTGCAGCCGCGCTCGGGGCAGAGTAA
- the acuI gene encoding acryloyl-CoA reductase, which yields MSFNALIVNKDDEGKTHAEVTQITEDQLPEAEVTVAVEYSTVNYKDGLCIGPGGGLVRNYPHVPGIDFAGTVETSSDDRYKPGDKVVLTGWRVGEAHWGGYSQKARVKADWLVPLPDGLDTRQAMAVGTAGFTAMLAVMALEDHGIKKGPVLVTGAAGGVGSVATAILANLGYQVAAVTGRPETEDYLKDLGATQIVAREALNETVKRPLEGEMWGGCVDAVGGAMLARVLGQMEYGASVAAVGLAGGAALPATVIPFLLRGVNVLGIDSVLQPYDNRLRAWERVAKDLPMEKLEAMVQPASLSDLPKLGADILKGQVKGRVVVDVNA from the coding sequence ATGAGCTTTAACGCATTGATTGTGAACAAAGACGACGAAGGCAAGACCCATGCCGAGGTGACCCAGATCACCGAAGATCAACTGCCCGAGGCCGAGGTAACGGTCGCGGTGGAATATTCGACCGTGAATTACAAAGACGGGCTTTGCATTGGCCCGGGCGGCGGATTGGTCCGCAACTATCCGCATGTGCCCGGGATCGATTTCGCTGGCACCGTCGAGACCTCAAGTGACGACCGCTACAAGCCCGGTGACAAGGTCGTGCTGACCGGCTGGCGCGTGGGAGAGGCGCATTGGGGCGGCTATTCTCAAAAGGCGCGTGTCAAAGCCGACTGGCTGGTGCCGCTGCCTGATGGGCTCGACACACGACAGGCGATGGCCGTGGGCACCGCGGGCTTCACCGCGATGCTGGCTGTCATGGCGCTTGAGGATCACGGGATCAAGAAGGGACCGGTTCTGGTCACCGGCGCTGCGGGGGGGGTGGGCTCGGTCGCCACGGCGATCCTTGCCAACCTAGGCTATCAGGTAGCAGCGGTCACCGGGCGGCCCGAGACCGAAGACTACCTTAAGGATCTCGGCGCGACCCAGATCGTCGCCCGCGAGGCGCTTAACGAGACGGTCAAACGCCCCCTCGAAGGAGAGATGTGGGGCGGCTGCGTCGACGCCGTGGGCGGCGCGATGCTGGCCCGCGTCTTGGGACAGATGGAATACGGCGCGAGCGTTGCGGCCGTGGGCCTTGCCGGGGGCGCTGCGCTGCCTGCCACGGTCATTCCATTCCTGCTGCGCGGTGTGAACGTTTTGGGCATCGACAGTGTCTTGCAGCCCTATGACAACCGTCTGCGCGCGTGGGAGCGGGTGGCCAAAGACCTGCCGATGGAGAAACTGGAGGCGATGGTCCAGCCTGCCAGCCTAAGCGACCTGCCCAAACTTGGGGCGGACATCTTGAAAGGTCAGGTCAAAGGCCGTGTGGTCGTCGACGTAAACGCCTGA
- a CDS encoding dimethylsulfoniopropionate demethylase — protein sequence MAELSPSRRIRRTPFSAGVEAAGVKAYTVYNRMLLPTVFESTEADYHHLKKAVQVWDVACERQVELRGPDASRLMQMLTPRDLREVAPGRCVYVPIVDETGGMLNDPVAVKLAEDRWWISIADSDLLLWAKGICNGYRLDVLVDEPDVNLLAVQGPKAEDLVARIFGDAVRNVKFFRFGAFQFQGRTMNVARSGYSKQGGFEIYTEGADIAMPLWEALFEAGRDLDVRAGCPNLIERIEGGLLSYGNDMTDDNTPHECGLGKLCDTQAAMGCIGRDALLRVAKEGPLQQIRPIEISGDPVPLCDRAWPLMAGNKRVGQVTSTVWSPDFSVNVAIGMVRMTHWDPGTRLQVQTPEGVRDVTVRERFWA from the coding sequence ATGGCTGAACTTTCCCCTTCACGCCGCATCCGGCGCACGCCCTTCTCGGCTGGCGTGGAGGCTGCGGGGGTGAAGGCCTATACGGTCTACAATCGGATGCTGTTGCCAACCGTCTTTGAAAGCACCGAAGCCGATTATCACCACTTGAAGAAAGCCGTGCAAGTCTGGGATGTGGCTTGTGAAAGACAGGTTGAGCTGCGCGGGCCGGATGCTTCACGGCTGATGCAAATGCTGACCCCGCGCGACCTGCGTGAGGTGGCGCCGGGGCGCTGTGTTTATGTACCGATCGTGGATGAGACAGGCGGGATGCTCAACGATCCCGTCGCCGTAAAATTGGCCGAGGATCGTTGGTGGATCTCCATCGCTGACAGTGATTTATTGCTGTGGGCCAAAGGGATATGCAACGGCTATCGCCTTGATGTTTTGGTCGATGAGCCTGACGTGAACCTGCTGGCCGTGCAGGGGCCAAAGGCCGAAGACCTTGTCGCGCGGATTTTTGGCGATGCGGTACGAAACGTGAAGTTCTTCCGGTTCGGCGCGTTTCAGTTCCAAGGCCGCACTATGAATGTAGCGCGCTCAGGCTACTCCAAACAGGGCGGCTTTGAAATCTACACCGAGGGCGCGGACATCGCCATGCCGCTGTGGGAGGCCCTGTTTGAGGCAGGGCGCGATTTAGATGTGCGCGCGGGCTGTCCCAATCTGATCGAGCGGATCGAGGGGGGATTACTGAGTTATGGCAATGACATGACCGACGATAACACCCCCCATGAGTGTGGTCTGGGAAAACTGTGCGACACACAGGCGGCCATGGGCTGTATCGGCAGAGATGCGCTGCTCCGGGTGGCCAAAGAGGGACCGTTGCAACAGATACGGCCCATTGAGATCTCGGGCGATCCGGTACCGCTTTGTGACCGGGCTTGGCCGCTGATGGCAGGTAACAAGCGCGTAGGGCAGGTGACTTCGACCGTCTGGTCGCCTGATTTCTCGGTGAATGTCGCGATTGGAATGGTGCGCATGACCCATTGGGATCCGGGCACGCGGTTGCAGGTTCAAACACCCGAAGGCGTGCGAGACGTGACCGTACGAGAGCGTTTCTGGGCCTGA